One window of Watersipora subatra chromosome 3, tzWatSuba1.1, whole genome shotgun sequence genomic DNA carries:
- the LOC137390716 gene encoding DNA helicase MCM8-like: MSGRGRQWRPWRGRAGRWQSSGRRNLTTQSQPSQGVDRQQAASCPYDLWCEYFPSEGFNPVSESARLVQLLETFFESTLGYIDVEALEQAGHHDLDYQQIVHNKHLMEAVEDLPSLIRDRSELFLSAAGVAFTKVVDQQQRTSAANVDGLILPLPYIVIRLRDIGPPVPFHSLKASYYGKFITLKGTVARLGSVKPFCTRMAFQCSSCDHIFSIRLTDGQYRTPTVCTLPGCTGHMFTPLRGHSLTKTIDWQQIRLQETMMIGDGDSGRVPRTVDCELTADLTGSCVPGDSVTVCGLVQVATQDQGKGKNKDKCTFTLNMRANSLSRTSRKTLSERGDGERESQEGSTVKDRGALELSTRDLYCIQTIHEQEDIFKLLVHSLCPSIYGHELVKASLLLGLFGGCQKHLDSGTHVPVRGDPHILVVGDPGLGKSQMLQAAAAVAPRGVYVCGNTTTSSGLTVTLTKEAGSGDYSIEAGALVLSDQGTCCIDEFDKMGQQHQALLEAMEQQSISIAKAGIVCSLPARTSILAAANPIGGHYNKAKTVSENLKLSGPLLSRFDLVFILLDKPNEEMDALLSMHVMALHGTKQSKQNLTSLSQTSSVRPSQIDLDSSESRSLSSRLKLGAGEKLDLLPPPLLRKYISYARDYVYPKISEEAAKVIQEFYIELRRRHHSSDSTPITTRQLESLVRLTEAKAKIELREEATRQDAQDIIEIMKYSMVDTYSDETGVLDFTRTQHGSGMSNRAAGKALLSAMQRQFKATMNNIFNVADIKALIQRYSIGVKDFDTLLESLNQQGFLLMKGRSTYQLQAV, encoded by the exons ATGAGTGGTCGAGGGCGTCAGTGGAGACCGTGGAGAGGCCGTGCAGGTCGTTGGCAGTCTAGTGGAAGAAGGAACTTAACTACCCAATCACAACCTTCTCAGGGTGTTGATAGACAACAGGCAGCTTCCTGCCCTTATGACCTTTGGTGTGAATATTTTCCTTCTGAAG GTTTCAACCCTGTGAGTGAGAGTGCAAGACTCGTGCAACTATTGGAAACATTTTTTGAGTCCACTCTTGGCTACATTGATGTT GAAGCCTTGGAACAGGCTGGTCACCACGACTTGGACTATCAACAAATAGTGCATAATAAGCATTTAATGGAAGCTGTGGAAGATTTGCCTTCTTTGATCAGAGACCGGTCAGAGCTGTTCCTGAGTGCTGCCGGTGTGGCATTCACTAAG GTAGTGGATCAGCAGCAGAGAACATCTGCTGCCAATGTAGATGGCCTCATCCTTCCCCTGCCTTATATCGTCATACGTCTGCGTGACATTGGGCCACCTGTACCATTTCACAGCCTCAAAGCTTCCTATTATG GAAAGTTTATTACTCTCAAAGGAACAGTAGCTCGACTAGGTTCTGTTAAGCCCTTTTGTACGAGGATGGCATTTCAATGTAGCTCTTGTGACCATATCTTTTCAATACGTCTGACGGATGGACAGTATCGAACGCCTACTGTTTGCACACTGCCTGGCTGCACGGGCCATATGTTCACTCCACTCCGCGGTCACTCTCTTACTAAGACTATCGACTGGCAGCAGATTCGTCTGCAAG AGACTATGATGATAGGAGATGGCGATAGTGGTCGTGTGCCACGCACGGTAGATTGTGAGCTCACAGCAGACTTGACAGGAAGCTGTGTTCCAGGCGATTCCGTGACTGTGTGTGGCCTTGTGCAAGTTGCTACACAGGATCAAG GCAAAGGAAAAAATAAAGATAAGTGTACCTTTACATTAAACATGCGAGCCAACTCTCTATCTCGAACGTCGCGTAAGACGTTGAGTGAGCGAGGTGATGGTGAGAGAGAGTCACAGGAAGGAAGTACGGTGAAGGATCGGGGGGCTCTTGAGTTGAGTACCAGAGATCTCTATTGTATACAAACCATTCATGAACAAGAGGACATCTTCAAGCTACTG GTACACTCCCTCTGCCCTTCCATATATGGTCATGAATTGGTGAAGGCTAGTTTGCTCCTCGGTCTATTTGGAGGATGCCAAAAGCATTTAGATAGCGGGACGCACGTGCCTGTTAGAGGAGATCCTCACATCCTAGTTGTTGGAGACCCCGGTCTAGGAAAGAGTCAG ATGCTGCAGGCTGCTGCTGCTGTTGCACCACGTGGTGTTTATGTTTGTGGAAATACAACCACTTCATCTGGCCTCACG GTGACATTGACTAAAGAAGCTGGTTCAGGTGACTATAGCATAGAGGCTGGGGCACTAGTTCTCTCTGACCAAGGAACTTGCTGCATAGACGAGTTTGACAAGATGGGCCAACAACACCAAGCGCTGCTAGAAGCTATG GAACAGCAGAGCATCAGTATTGCCAAAGCTGGAATAGTCTGCAGTCTGCCTGCTCGGACATCAATTTTAGCCGCTGCCAACCCCATTGGAGGTCACTATAATAAAGCAAAGACCGTCTCTGAGAACCTCAA GCTCAGCGGACCGTTGCTGTCTCGCTTTGATCTCGTTTTTATCCTGTTGGATAAGCCAAATGAGGAGATGGATGCCCTACTCTCTATGCATGTGATGGCCTTACATGGCACCAAACAATCCAAGCAAAATTTAACTTCG CTCAGTCAGACTAGCTCTGTAAGACCTTCTCAAATTGACTTGGACTCCTCTGAGAGCAGATCATTGAGTAGCCGTCTCAAACTAGGTGCCGGGGAAAAATTGGATTTGCTGCCTCCTCCACTGCTTCGCAAA TATATAAGCTATGCCAGAGACTATGTATACCCTAAGATATCTGAGGAGGCTGCTAAAGTGATTCAG GAATTCTATATTGAACTACGGCGACGACATCACTCGTCAGACTCGACTCCCATCACTACAAGACAGCTCGAATCGCTAGTTCGACTGACAGAAGCAAAAGCCAAGATCGAGCTGCGAGAAGAAGCAACTCGGCAGGATGCCCAGGACATCATCGAAATAATGAAGTACAG CATGGTCGACACGTACTCAGATGAGACAGGTGTTCTCGACTTCACTCGTACTCAACATGGCTCAGGTATGTCTAACAGGGCTGCCGGCAAGGCTCTGCTCAGCGCAATGCAGCGACAATTCAAGGCTACTATGAACAACATATTCAATGTTGCGGACATAAAAGCCCTCATTCAG CGGTACAGTATAGGAGTTAAGGACTTTGACACTCTTCTTGAGTCACTCAACCAGCAAGGATTTCTCCTCATGAAAGGCAGGTCAACATATCAGCTGCAGGCTGTGTGA
- the LOC137390715 gene encoding soluble guanylate cyclase 88E-like, with protein MYGLLLESIYHYIRTVFGEETLLKIREKANLTHTSFSAHQVYSETVIPRLARAAEDVTGMPIDELMESFGITFVTYVSRYGHDSYPKIKPPSFFVTDETVYGLTLHYRSRRKFFKSYVKGQVRQVGKKFYNTDVKCEEIDVGEVQGMSYCTMKLTFDNTQLLHQEAKSNASLKDNPAIEKPIPANVFFELFPFHLVLNRDLMITSVGVVIKSVLPNLIGSQLDDLFHISRPLIDFNWDSILCHTNNIFEMQSVDRVENRLADRFGIEDHMEQFFDDMISEYSEHKVYNKHTRLKLRGQMLLMEEWGSLFFLATPVMEDLEEMFKVGLYIADLSIHDSSRELLLAGPQQSAELQLLLDQELTKTKKLESSMKSLDTMMKKTDQLLYQMIPKSVADRLRAGEPSVNTCQVFNICTILFSDVVGFTNICSKITPMQVVTMLNAMYTTFDTLVEKRQLYKVETIGDAYMIAGGVPEYHADHAVNIVEMAIAMLQAIKTHKDPSDETGRVHLRLRIGIHSGTVVAGVVGLKMPRYCLFGDTVNTASRMESMGEAMRIHCSQDTKKCLDHLSCYTFEERGSIEVKGKGSMLTYWLTKNHQFPSPDKIFPSKSRSSAIAKQTTTVRPDDHGCRPPTAEQSIPPSPYFLQSSSWISFEDIQGSNRSLLDGRCNPSTVPFRSRSSSDTLRLDEQTLIGPQSSAQLSKNVYSSRGNLGKSIKNFGLASCSTSDSKTRDRVAAVEPSPIKPFSASITATAQPAWPDKPLSGLGQQKKSQPPVVRGDQGCSSTCQIL; from the exons ATGTACGGTCTACTGCTGGAAAGCATCTACCACTACATTCGTACAGTATTTGGAGAGGAGACTCTGCTTAAGATTAGAGAAAAAGCAAACCTCACTCACACATCTTTTAGCGCACATCAG GTGTATAGCGAAACTGTAATTCCCCGTTTGGCTCGAGCTGCTGAAGATGTCACTGGGATGCCAATTGATGAGCTCATGGAGTCATTTGGTATTACATTTGTCACTTATGTGTCACGTTACGGTCATGACAG CTACCCGAAGATTAAGCCGCCATCGTTTTTTGTAACGGATGAAACTGTGTATGGACTGACACTACATTATCGCAGCAGGAGGAAGTTCTTCAAAAGCTATGTAAAAGGACAG GTGAGGCAAGTAGGAAAGAAGTTCTACAACACAGATGTGAAGTGTGAAGAAATTGATGTAGGAGAAGTGCAAGGCATGTCATATTGTACGATGAAGCTGACATTTGACAACACACAGCTGTTGCATCAAGAGGCGAAGAGCAATGCCAGTCTCAAGGATAATCCAGCAATAGAGAAGCCAATACCAGCTAATGTGTTTTTTGAGCTCTTTCCATTTCACCTTGTTCTCAATCG ggaTCTAATGATAACATCAGTTGGAGTTGTGATCAAGTCGGTACTTCCTAATCTCATCGGATCACAACTTGATGACCTCTTCCACATTTCCCGGCCTCTTATTGACTTCAACTGGGATTCT ATTCTGTgtcatacaaataatatattcgAGATGCAGTCAGTTGACCGTGTAGAGAATCGCCTTGCCG ATCGGTTTGGAATAGAAGACCACATGGAACAATTTTTTGATGACATGATTAGTGAGTATTCTGAACATAAAGTGTATAACAAACACACAAGACTCAAACTGAGAGGCCAAATGCTGCTTATGGAGGAATGGGGCTCTCTGTTTTTTCTCGCCACTCCTGT GATGGAAGATCTTGAAGAGATGTTTAAAGTTGGTCTGTATATCGCTGATTTGAGTATCCATGATTCCAGTCGAGAGCTTCTACTGGCCGGTCCGCAGCAATCAGCAGAACTTCAGCTTCTTCTTGACCAG GAGTTAACGAAAACAAAGAAACTAGAGAGTAGCATGAAAAGCTTAGATACAATGATGAAAAAGACGGATCAATTGCTGTATCAAATGATACCTAAGTCTGTGGCTGACAGGCTGCGAGCTGGAGAACCATCGGTCAACACTTGTCAG GTGTTTAACATCTGTACAATTCTATTTAGCGATGTCGTAGGATTCACTAACATATGCTCGAAGATCACTCCGATGCAGGTTGTTACTATGCTGAATGCTATGTACACAACATTTGACACTCTCGTTGAAAAGCGTCAACTTTACAAG GTGGAAACAATCGGGGATGCGTATATGATAGCTGGTGGGGTGCCAGAGTACCACGCAGATCACGCCGTGAACATAGTAGAAATGGCCATTGCGATGCTTCAAGCTATCAAGACTCACAAAGATCCATCAGATGAGACGGGGCGTGTGCATTTAAGGCTGAGAATCG GCATACACAGTGGTACCGTAGTCGCAGGAGTCGTTGGACTCAAGATGCCCAGATACTGTCTTTTTGGGGACACAGTGAACACAGCCAGTCGCATGGAGTCTATGGGAGAG GCTATGAGGATTCACTGCAGTCAGGACACCAAGAAATGCCTTGATCATTTATCTTGTTACACATTCGAAGAGAGAGGCTCGATAGAAGTAAAG GGAAAAGGCTCGATGCTAACTTACTGGCTCACTAAGAACCATCAATTTCCAAGCCCGGATAAGATATTTCCTTCCAAATCTCGCAGCTCAGCCATTGCAAAGCAAACTACTACTGTTAGACCCGATGACCATGGGTGTCGTCCACCAACAGCTGAACAAAGTATACCTCCATCACCTTATTTTCTTCAAAGCTCAAGTTGGATCTCTTTTGAAGATATCCAAGGTAGCAATAGAAGTCTTCTGGATGGGAGGTGCAATCCTTCCACTGTTCCTTTTCGCAGTCGTTCAAGCAGCGATACACTGCGGCTGGATGAGCAAACACTGATCGGACCCCAAAGCAGCGCTCAGCTGTCAAAAAACGTCTACTCCTCTAGAGGCAACCTAGGAAAGTCTATAAAAAACTTTGGTTTAGCCTCATGTTCAACTAGCGATTCCAAGACACGTGATAGGGTCGCTGCCGTGGAGCCTTCTCCTATTAAACCCTTTTCAGCATCAATAACTGCTACTGCGCAGCCTGCTTGGCCTGATAAACCTCTTTCTGGTCTTGGTCAGCAGAAGAAATCGCAGCCACCTGTGGTGAGGGGCGACCAGGGATGCTCCAGCACATGCCAAATATTATAA